From Vreelandella neptunia, the proteins below share one genomic window:
- a CDS encoding isochorismate synthase: protein MQSNPIEALKHQLDTLCETDKTGFIRLTIPCQVGNLMGWLNVQSVYPRLYWKARDTNTVECAVLGAIKAFDSLAALQADLAVLAQAGGQQPNYFGGMAFDPGTPGWEHFPACHFLLPRIELKRHQGGATLSLNLRFDDRSPGAEITQAYACLDALVAEQPLPRLQPLVYQREDRPSQQEWVAWVGQVTNPDHLVHTPKVVLSRETCLTTPETPSPWALLARWQAGAADCFHFGVQFTPQEAFIGCPPERLYKREGRHLMTEALAGTTRRGQDAQQDQALADELLADKKNSLENQCVYQQLLTQLEPLSSQVQMGEAHIVKLRSVQHIRRLIHAELHRDVTDQQLLAVLPPTPAVGGVPRKSALAFIRQHELHQRGWYAGVFGRISHTSSDLAVAIRCAHIGPEAIRLYAGAGIVAGSQPDEEWHELDTKIADIMSLLGMG, encoded by the coding sequence ATGCAATCTAACCCTATTGAAGCCCTCAAGCATCAGCTTGATACGCTTTGTGAAACCGATAAAACAGGGTTTATCCGCCTAACTATCCCCTGCCAGGTGGGTAACCTGATGGGGTGGCTAAACGTGCAGAGCGTTTATCCCCGCCTCTATTGGAAGGCGCGTGATACGAACACCGTTGAGTGTGCGGTGTTGGGGGCGATTAAGGCGTTTGATTCGTTAGCGGCGCTGCAGGCGGATCTTGCTGTGCTGGCTCAAGCAGGCGGCCAACAGCCCAACTATTTTGGCGGCATGGCCTTCGACCCTGGTACGCCGGGGTGGGAGCACTTTCCAGCCTGCCACTTTTTGCTGCCGCGTATCGAGCTTAAACGCCATCAAGGTGGCGCGACGCTATCACTTAATCTACGTTTCGATGACCGCTCCCCCGGTGCCGAAATCACCCAGGCTTATGCCTGTTTAGACGCGTTGGTAGCAGAGCAGCCGCTGCCTCGCCTGCAGCCTTTGGTTTACCAGCGTGAAGATCGCCCTAGCCAACAAGAGTGGGTGGCTTGGGTGGGACAGGTGACGAACCCCGACCACCTAGTGCATACGCCCAAGGTGGTGCTTTCCCGGGAGACCTGCCTGACGACCCCTGAAACGCCTAGCCCTTGGGCGCTGCTAGCCCGCTGGCAGGCCGGTGCCGCCGACTGTTTTCACTTTGGCGTCCAGTTTACCCCCCAGGAAGCCTTTATCGGCTGTCCGCCGGAACGGCTCTACAAGCGTGAAGGACGGCATTTAATGACCGAGGCGCTGGCGGGTACCACGCGTCGTGGGCAGGATGCCCAACAAGATCAAGCGCTTGCCGATGAACTGCTTGCCGATAAGAAAAACAGTCTGGAAAACCAGTGTGTCTATCAGCAGCTTTTGACCCAGCTTGAGCCGCTCTCTTCTCAAGTCCAGATGGGCGAGGCGCATATTGTTAAGCTGCGCTCGGTGCAGCATATCCGTCGTCTGATTCACGCCGAGTTACACCGAGACGTCACCGACCAGCAGTTGCTGGCAGTGCTGCCGCCTACCCCGGCGGTAGGCGGTGTTCCCCGCAAGTCGGCGCTGGCATTTATTCGCCAGCATGAGCTTCATCAACGCGGCTGGTATGCGGGCGTTTTCGGCCGAATCAGCCACACCAGCAGCGATTTGGCCGTGGCCATTCGCTGCGCCCATATCGGCCCAGAAGCGATTCGCCTTTATGCCGGTGCAGGCATTGTGGCAGGCTCCCAACCAGACGAGGAGTGGCACGAACTGGATACGAAAATTGCTGACATTATGTCGCTGCTTGGGATGGGATAA
- a CDS encoding DoxX family protein gives MIGDLFRHNKYMAVVWLLLRLYLGITWLTLGIGKMTGGFNAEGFLSNAVANPVMREGSAVYPNYVAFLENFALPNADVINFIIPLGEVLVGLGLIVGVLTSFAAFFAIMMNMSFLMAGTVSTNPWMIALTFFLLVAGANAGRLGGDRWVLPYIKKKLGLTYQAGVSR, from the coding sequence ATGATTGGCGACTTATTTAGACATAACAAATATATGGCGGTAGTTTGGTTACTTCTACGGCTCTATTTAGGCATCACCTGGCTAACCTTGGGCATTGGTAAAATGACCGGCGGCTTTAACGCCGAGGGCTTCTTAAGCAATGCTGTTGCCAACCCTGTGATGCGTGAGGGAAGCGCGGTTTACCCTAACTATGTTGCCTTTCTAGAGAATTTTGCGCTGCCCAATGCGGATGTCATTAATTTCATTATACCGTTGGGAGAAGTGTTAGTGGGCCTGGGGTTGATCGTTGGTGTACTGACCTCATTTGCTGCGTTTTTTGCCATCATGATGAACATGTCGTTTTTGATGGCAGGCACGGTGTCCACTAATCCATGGATGATTGCGCTGACGTTCTTTTTACTGGTGGCGGGTGCCAATGCAGGGCGGCTTGGCGGTGATCGGTGGGTGCTACCTTATATAAAGAAGAAGCTAGGCTTAACGTACCAAGCTGGCGTTAGCAGGTAA
- a CDS encoding 1,4-dihydroxy-2-naphthoate polyprenyltransferase: MGQNSKRRHYQAWVLAARPRTLPLACASILLGSGLAASVDALNMTVLVLALLTAIALQVLSNLANDYGDAASGADDEQRIGPARAVSSGLLTAEKMRTGMIVAATVAALLGLLLLVAAFGNQWGQILIFILLGAAALLAAVTYTVGLGGTPYGYRGFGDIAVFVFFGLLGVLGTYYLHVQQLSWLPFLPAAACGLLATAVLNVNNVRDIESDAPNGKITLAVRLGRTKAISYHWALLGLALLLTLIYLVALPVPWVGWSCLLVTKPLTDAAKTLSHTRDGEMLTNMLKKTAISTLLYSVLLSIGLVLF; the protein is encoded by the coding sequence ATGGGACAAAATAGTAAGCGCCGCCACTACCAAGCCTGGGTATTAGCCGCTCGCCCCCGAACGCTGCCGCTGGCGTGCGCTTCTATTTTGCTGGGCAGTGGGCTAGCAGCGAGTGTGGATGCTCTTAATATGACTGTACTTGTGCTGGCCCTGCTGACCGCCATTGCGCTACAGGTGCTGTCTAATTTAGCCAACGATTACGGTGATGCCGCATCGGGTGCCGATGACGAACAGCGTATAGGGCCTGCAAGAGCGGTCTCTTCTGGTTTGCTTACCGCGGAAAAGATGCGCACGGGAATGATCGTCGCGGCTACAGTTGCCGCGTTATTGGGGTTGTTACTGCTGGTCGCCGCGTTTGGGAATCAGTGGGGGCAGATTCTCATCTTCATTTTATTAGGGGCTGCCGCCCTGTTGGCAGCAGTGACCTATACCGTTGGGCTTGGCGGCACCCCTTACGGCTACCGAGGGTTTGGGGACATTGCGGTCTTTGTATTTTTTGGTCTGCTTGGCGTATTGGGCACCTACTATTTACATGTACAGCAGCTAAGCTGGCTGCCGTTTTTACCTGCCGCCGCCTGCGGCCTGCTGGCCACCGCCGTGCTCAATGTCAATAACGTACGCGATATCGAAAGCGATGCTCCTAACGGCAAGATCACCCTGGCGGTGCGGCTTGGCCGCACTAAGGCGATTAGCTACCACTGGGCGCTGCTGGGATTAGCGCTGCTGCTTACCTTGATCTATTTAGTTGCGCTGCCGGTGCCGTGGGTGGGATGGAGTTGCCTGCTGGTGACCAAACCACTGACTGATGCTGCAAAAACGCTAAGCCATACCCGTGATGGCGAGATGCTAACCAATATGCTGAAGAAGACGGCCATTTCAACGCTGCTTTACAGCGTGCTGCTCTCTATTGGCTTGGTGCTGTTTTAA
- a CDS encoding antibiotic biosynthesis monooxygenase family protein → MYIAMNRFRIAPGREEDFLEVWRNRDSHLDEVPGFKQFKMLQGESQEDHTVFISHSVWESEEAFRAWTKSDAFRKAHANAKSPEGIYLGPPKFEGYEVVL, encoded by the coding sequence ATGTATATTGCCATGAACCGTTTTCGGATTGCCCCAGGCCGTGAAGAGGATTTTTTAGAGGTGTGGCGTAACCGCGACTCTCACCTGGATGAAGTGCCGGGCTTCAAACAGTTCAAGATGCTGCAGGGCGAAAGCCAGGAAGATCACACCGTGTTTATCTCCCACAGCGTGTGGGAATCGGAAGAAGCCTTCCGCGCCTGGACTAAGTCAGACGCGTTCCGGAAGGCCCATGCCAATGCCAAGTCACCCGAAGGTATTTATCTTGGCCCACCTAAGTTTGAAGGTTATGAGGTGGTGCTGTAA
- a CDS encoding FAD-binding domain-containing protein, whose translation MAKAPIQVVWFKRDLRIHDHAPLSNAAAAGPVLPIFAIEPEQWQAPDSALRHWQFAADSLVDLSHALETLGLPLCIWQGDIIDLLNALKTQYGEFALHSHEETGNAWSFARDKSVKAWCQQQGAPWHEARQHGVLRGLKSRVAERDAWEKQWETLMTAPTATAPQNTQMAEGWQAFNHIDVEHLHNLTLGFDTTPCPERQPGGRSEGRAVWRSFVSQRGRRYRGSLSKPLLAWEFGSRLSPHLAWGTLSMREVVQSLRRQRKKHAEDTAWFRSLRAFASRLHWHCHFIQKLESEPSIESQTLHPALRGLRERDPEHPNLIAWKLGQTGVPLVDACMRNLIATGWINFRMRAMLISHATFGLGLHWYEPALHLARLFTDFEPGIHYPQVQMQAGATGTNALRVYNPIKQAEDNDPDGEFVARWVPELTVLPLEWRAKPWALPESLRQRFGFQPGEHYPIPHDFEAEARHWKKMLYELRRTPEARDASQAIVDKLASQRRPPAPRAKKAKPANRQQLSLFDDGGLEDT comes from the coding sequence ATGGCTAAGGCACCTATCCAGGTCGTTTGGTTCAAACGCGATTTACGTATTCATGATCACGCGCCGCTTTCTAATGCAGCCGCGGCTGGCCCTGTGTTGCCCATATTCGCTATTGAGCCAGAGCAGTGGCAAGCGCCGGATAGTGCTCTGCGCCACTGGCAGTTTGCCGCTGACTCACTTGTCGATCTTTCTCACGCTCTGGAGACACTTGGCCTACCGCTGTGTATTTGGCAGGGCGATATTATCGATTTGCTGAACGCCCTGAAAACCCAATACGGCGAGTTTGCTCTTCACTCCCATGAAGAGACCGGCAACGCCTGGAGCTTTGCCCGTGATAAAAGCGTCAAGGCATGGTGCCAACAGCAAGGCGCGCCATGGCATGAAGCACGCCAGCACGGCGTACTACGCGGCCTGAAATCACGGGTGGCAGAGCGCGATGCATGGGAAAAGCAGTGGGAAACGTTAATGACGGCGCCCACCGCTACTGCCCCGCAAAACACGCAAATGGCTGAGGGGTGGCAAGCCTTTAACCATATTGACGTTGAACACCTTCACAACCTGACGCTAGGGTTTGATACCACGCCCTGCCCCGAACGGCAGCCAGGTGGCCGCAGCGAAGGCCGCGCAGTATGGCGCAGCTTTGTAAGCCAGCGCGGGCGGCGATATCGCGGCTCGCTGTCTAAACCTTTGCTTGCCTGGGAATTTGGCTCGCGGCTTTCGCCCCATTTGGCTTGGGGCACGCTCTCCATGCGCGAAGTGGTGCAGTCGCTGCGCCGCCAACGAAAAAAGCATGCTGAAGACACCGCTTGGTTCCGCTCGCTGCGCGCCTTCGCCTCCCGGCTTCACTGGCACTGCCACTTTATTCAAAAGCTCGAAAGTGAGCCGAGCATAGAGTCACAAACGCTGCACCCGGCGCTGCGCGGCCTGCGGGAGCGCGACCCCGAGCATCCCAATCTGATCGCCTGGAAACTCGGCCAAACCGGCGTGCCGTTAGTCGATGCCTGTATGCGCAACCTGATCGCCACCGGTTGGATCAACTTTCGCATGCGCGCCATGCTGATCTCCCACGCCACCTTTGGCCTTGGGCTGCACTGGTACGAACCCGCCCTGCACTTGGCGCGACTATTTACCGACTTCGAGCCTGGCATTCACTACCCCCAGGTGCAGATGCAGGCAGGCGCCACGGGCACCAACGCCCTGCGGGTGTATAACCCCATCAAACAGGCGGAAGATAACGACCCAGATGGTGAGTTTGTCGCACGCTGGGTGCCAGAATTAACGGTTCTGCCATTAGAGTGGCGCGCCAAGCCGTGGGCACTACCCGAAAGTCTACGCCAGCGGTTCGGCTTTCAACCCGGCGAGCACTACCCAATCCCCCACGACTTTGAAGCCGAAGCACGCCACTGGAAGAAGATGCTGTATGAGCTGCGTCGTACGCCGGAAGCCAGAGACGCCAGCCAGGCGATTGTAGATAAGCTCGCCAGCCAGCGAAGACCGCCCGCTCCGCGCGCTAAAAAAGCAAAACCCGCCAATCGGCAGCAGCTTTCGCTGTTTGATGATGGAGGGTTGGAAGATACGTAG
- a CDS encoding GFA family protein, translated as MTKHVGSCLCGTVRFEVNGGFDSFYLCHCEYCQKDTGSAHAANLFSQSAKLTWLAGVDAVTSFNLPGTRHNKSFCRSCGSALPSPQLTDLLVVPAGCLDTEISVLPTAHIFTSSRAVWDEAIVDVPEFEGPPE; from the coding sequence ATGACTAAGCATGTTGGTTCTTGCCTGTGTGGCACAGTTAGATTTGAGGTCAATGGGGGCTTCGACAGCTTTTACCTGTGCCATTGTGAGTATTGCCAAAAAGATACAGGATCTGCTCATGCGGCAAATTTGTTCTCGCAGTCAGCTAAACTGACCTGGCTGGCGGGTGTAGATGCTGTAACTTCCTTTAATCTTCCGGGTACTCGCCACAACAAAAGCTTCTGTAGATCGTGTGGTTCAGCATTACCAAGCCCCCAACTTACAGACCTGCTCGTTGTTCCTGCAGGGTGTTTGGATACTGAAATATCTGTGTTGCCAACTGCGCACATCTTCACATCAAGCAGAGCGGTTTGGGACGAGGCGATTGTTGACGTACCAGAGTTCGAGGGCCCGCCAGAGTAG
- the gabT gene encoding 4-aminobutyrate--2-oxoglutarate transaminase gives MTNQELNDLKNRYVANGAATPTTQFAERAENAELWDADGNRWIDFAGGIGVLNLGHRHPKIVAAVEAQLKKVMHTSAAVISYAPYVQLCQKLCELTPVRGPERKAMLVNTGAEALENAVKIARAATGRTGIITFDGAFHGRTMMTLAMTGKVLPYKNDFGPMPGDVFRAPFPNPLHGISEEASLNAIRTLFKTDIAPHRTAAIVIEPVQGEGGFYIASPDYLKALRALCDEHGILLIADEVQSGFARTGKLFALEHSGIEADILTTAKSLANGMPLSAVVGSAKVMDASGPNSLGGTYSGNPLSCAAALAVIEVIEEEDILARSEQMGKMLAERFAVWEERFPAVAHGRQLGAMAAFELLDSEGKPDTALTGALCAKAREKGLILLSCGFYGNSIRILVPLTVSSAVLEEGLSIIEQSLEALG, from the coding sequence ATGACGAACCAAGAATTGAACGACCTGAAAAACCGTTACGTGGCCAACGGTGCCGCGACGCCCACCACCCAGTTTGCCGAGCGCGCTGAAAATGCCGAACTGTGGGATGCCGACGGCAACCGCTGGATCGACTTTGCGGGCGGCATTGGCGTGCTCAATCTGGGTCATCGTCACCCGAAAATTGTTGCCGCGGTAGAAGCGCAGCTTAAGAAAGTTATGCACACCAGTGCGGCGGTGATCTCCTACGCGCCCTACGTGCAGCTATGCCAAAAGCTCTGCGAACTCACCCCGGTACGCGGCCCCGAGCGCAAAGCGATGCTGGTCAACACCGGTGCCGAAGCGCTGGAAAACGCCGTGAAGATTGCCCGTGCAGCGACTGGTCGTACCGGCATTATCACTTTCGACGGCGCCTTCCACGGCCGCACCATGATGACCCTGGCGATGACCGGCAAGGTATTGCCCTACAAGAACGACTTCGGCCCGATGCCGGGCGACGTGTTCCGCGCACCGTTCCCCAACCCGCTGCACGGCATCAGCGAAGAGGCGTCTTTGAATGCCATTCGCACGCTGTTCAAAACTGATATCGCCCCCCACCGCACGGCGGCCATCGTGATTGAGCCGGTACAGGGCGAAGGCGGCTTCTACATCGCTTCACCGGACTACCTGAAAGCGCTGCGCGCGCTGTGCGACGAGCACGGCATTCTGCTGATCGCCGACGAAGTGCAGTCCGGCTTTGCACGCACCGGCAAGCTATTTGCCCTCGAACATAGCGGTATCGAGGCGGATATTCTCACCACCGCCAAGAGCTTGGCGAACGGCATGCCGCTCTCGGCTGTGGTGGGTAGCGCCAAGGTAATGGACGCCTCCGGCCCCAACTCCCTAGGCGGCACCTACAGCGGTAACCCGCTCTCTTGTGCAGCGGCGCTGGCAGTGATTGAGGTGATTGAAGAGGAAGATATCTTGGCCCGCAGCGAGCAGATGGGCAAGATGCTGGCCGAGCGCTTCGCGGTATGGGAAGAGCGCTTCCCCGCCGTAGCCCACGGTCGCCAGCTAGGCGCCATGGCGGCGTTCGAATTGCTCGATAGCGAAGGAAAACCTGACACAGCGCTCACCGGTGCGCTCTGTGCCAAAGCCCGCGAGAAAGGCCTGATCCTGCTTTCCTGTGGCTTCTACGGCAACAGCATCCGCATTCTGGTGCCGCTGACGGTTTCTTCTGCGGTGTTGGAAGAAGGCTTGAGCATTATCGAGCAGTCGCTGGAAGCGCTTGGCTAA
- a CDS encoding NAD-dependent succinate-semialdehyde dehydrogenase has product MSFIEQWLHDAVPALVGGEWRTGQQTFAVDNPATGESIARVADMGADDTRDAVAAAYNAGAAWRATPVKQRSALLRRWFELINEHADDLARLMTLEQGKPLAEAKGEVTYGASFIEFFAEEAKRMAGETLPSHGADKRLLVLREPVGVVAAITPWNFPLAMITRKCAPALAAGCTVVIKPAEATPLTALAAAYLALEAGLPAGTINVITASKPAAVGDVLTTDSRVRKVSFTGSTPVGKHLLAQCASTVKKTAMELGGNAPFIVFDDADVDAAVDGAIASKFRNAGQTCVCTNRFLVQDGIYDAFVAKLTERVKALKVGDGLAEGSVIGPLINQAAVDKVQRHIDDAVSHGARVLCGGKPHSAGERFFTPTVLADVTTKMAVADEETFGPVAPVFRFQRDEEAIQMANDTPFGLAAYFYATDYRRIWRTMEQLEYGMVGVNEGLISTELAPFGGVKESGLGREGSHHGLDEFTELKYVCVGGL; this is encoded by the coding sequence ATGAGCTTTATCGAACAGTGGTTGCACGATGCGGTTCCAGCCTTGGTGGGTGGCGAGTGGCGTACAGGCCAACAAACCTTTGCGGTGGATAACCCCGCTACCGGTGAATCCATTGCCCGGGTGGCCGATATGGGCGCCGACGATACCCGTGATGCCGTGGCCGCCGCTTACAACGCCGGTGCTGCCTGGCGCGCCACCCCAGTGAAGCAGCGTTCTGCGCTGCTGCGCCGTTGGTTTGAGCTGATTAATGAACACGCCGACGATCTGGCCCGCCTAATGACCTTAGAGCAGGGCAAGCCGCTGGCTGAAGCCAAAGGCGAAGTGACCTACGGCGCGTCGTTTATCGAGTTTTTCGCCGAGGAAGCCAAGCGCATGGCAGGGGAAACCCTGCCTAGTCACGGCGCGGACAAACGCTTATTGGTTCTGCGCGAGCCGGTAGGCGTGGTCGCGGCGATCACCCCGTGGAACTTCCCGCTGGCGATGATTACCCGTAAGTGCGCCCCGGCCTTGGCCGCGGGCTGCACCGTGGTGATCAAACCTGCTGAAGCCACGCCGTTAACGGCGCTTGCTGCTGCTTACCTAGCCCTGGAAGCGGGCCTGCCCGCGGGCACCATTAACGTCATTACCGCTTCTAAACCAGCTGCAGTGGGCGATGTGCTCACAACAGATTCACGGGTGCGCAAAGTCTCGTTTACCGGCTCTACTCCGGTGGGTAAGCACTTGCTTGCCCAGTGCGCCAGCACGGTGAAGAAAACCGCCATGGAACTGGGTGGCAACGCGCCCTTTATCGTGTTTGACGACGCCGATGTAGATGCCGCTGTTGATGGCGCCATCGCCTCCAAATTCCGTAACGCCGGGCAAACCTGTGTCTGCACCAACCGCTTTCTGGTGCAGGACGGCATTTACGATGCGTTCGTCGCTAAGCTCACTGAGCGTGTGAAGGCGCTAAAAGTGGGTGATGGCCTAGCAGAAGGCAGCGTTATCGGCCCGCTGATCAACCAAGCGGCCGTCGATAAAGTACAGCGTCATATTGATGACGCCGTCAGCCACGGCGCGCGCGTACTGTGCGGCGGCAAGCCCCACTCCGCGGGCGAGCGCTTCTTTACCCCCACGGTGCTGGCGGATGTCACCACCAAGATGGCGGTGGCCGACGAAGAGACCTTCGGCCCGGTAGCGCCGGTGTTTCGCTTCCAGCGTGACGAAGAGGCCATCCAGATGGCCAACGACACGCCTTTCGGCCTGGCCGCCTACTTCTATGCCACTGACTACCGCCGCATCTGGCGCACCATGGAGCAGCTGGAGTATGGCATGGTCGGCGTTAACGAAGGCCTGATCTCCACCGAGCTGGCGCCGTTTGGCGGCGTTAAAGAGTCCGGGCTGGGCCGCGAAGGCTCCCACCACGGGTTGGATGAGTTTACTGAACTGAAATATGTCTGCGTTGGCGGCCTTTAA
- a CDS encoding APC family permease, producing MTTPSSEQEGLVRVLARGDVLALAFGAMIGWGWIVLTGTAIQSAGSLGAIIAFIIGGLAIVLVGLTYAELAAAMPKVGGEHVYSYRALGHLPSFLCTWAIILGYLSVVAFEAVALPTVIEHLAPNYAVGHLWTIAGWEVKATWVAVGVGGSLAMMVINYFGVTTAALLQKVVTGLILLVGVMFVTGSLFEGETINMMPFFTQADSGVFAGIVAVLVMVPFLFVGFDVIPQAAEEINLPYKAIGKVLMMSVILAVVWYALIILATSLALNSEELAASSLSVPDAMGSLFNAAWASNLMVMAGIAGIITSWNAFYIGGSRAIYALAKAGMLPASFAKLHPRYRTPTNAIFMMGFLSCLAPFFGRPALVWIVNAGGLGIVLAYLFVAISFVVLRVREPDMPRPFKVSNGKLCGTLAIILSFGMACLYLPGSPAALSVAEWTIFVGWSLLGLALYVHALRTYGRDYSDRHMKADL from the coding sequence ATGACCACACCCTCATCAGAACAGGAAGGGCTCGTCCGGGTATTGGCCCGTGGCGACGTATTAGCGCTGGCCTTCGGTGCCATGATTGGTTGGGGCTGGATTGTGCTCACCGGTACCGCCATTCAATCCGCTGGCAGTTTAGGCGCCATTATAGCGTTTATTATCGGCGGTTTAGCGATTGTCTTGGTTGGCCTTACCTATGCTGAACTTGCCGCTGCGATGCCCAAAGTGGGTGGCGAGCACGTATACAGCTACCGCGCCCTGGGCCACTTACCCTCTTTTTTGTGTACCTGGGCGATTATTCTAGGCTATCTAAGCGTAGTGGCCTTTGAAGCGGTGGCACTTCCCACGGTGATTGAACACCTGGCGCCCAACTATGCCGTCGGTCATCTGTGGACGATTGCCGGGTGGGAAGTTAAAGCCACTTGGGTAGCCGTAGGCGTGGGCGGCTCGCTGGCCATGATGGTGATTAACTACTTCGGTGTAACGACCGCTGCGCTGCTGCAGAAAGTAGTAACTGGGTTAATTCTGCTGGTGGGCGTCATGTTTGTCACCGGTTCGCTGTTTGAAGGCGAAACCATCAATATGATGCCGTTCTTCACACAGGCCGATAGCGGCGTGTTCGCAGGCATTGTAGCGGTGCTGGTCATGGTGCCGTTCCTGTTTGTGGGCTTTGACGTTATTCCCCAGGCCGCTGAAGAGATTAACCTGCCTTATAAAGCCATTGGCAAAGTGCTGATGATGTCGGTGATTCTCGCGGTGGTTTGGTATGCGCTGATTATTCTGGCCACCAGCTTGGCACTCAATAGTGAAGAGTTGGCAGCAAGCTCGCTTAGCGTGCCGGACGCCATGGGCAGCCTGTTTAACGCCGCGTGGGCCAGCAACTTAATGGTCATGGCGGGTATCGCAGGCATCATTACCAGCTGGAACGCCTTCTACATTGGCGGCTCACGGGCGATCTATGCCCTGGCTAAAGCGGGCATGCTACCTGCATCGTTTGCCAAGCTGCACCCTCGCTATAGAACGCCTACCAACGCCATCTTTATGATGGGCTTTCTCTCCTGTCTGGCGCCTTTCTTTGGTCGCCCAGCATTGGTGTGGATAGTCAACGCCGGTGGCTTAGGCATCGTGTTGGCCTACCTGTTTGTGGCCATCTCCTTTGTGGTGCTACGGGTGCGCGAGCCGGATATGCCCCGTCCATTCAAGGTGAGTAACGGCAAGCTGTGCGGCACCCTCGCTATCATCCTTTCTTTCGGTATGGCGTGCCTCTACCTGCCCGGTAGCCCGGCGGCGCTGAGCGTTGCTGAGTGGACCATCTTTGTCGGTTGGTCACTGCTTGGCCTGGCGCTATATGTCCACGCCCTGCGCACCTATGGGCGTGACTACAGCGATCGCCATATGAAAGCGGATCTGTAA
- a CDS encoding PLP-dependent aminotransferase family protein has protein sequence MDRKEVVHQLVQLYALQPERLSKQVRIEQALRQAITQQWPSGLRLPSHRQLADALGVARQTLALAIHTLLEEALLKTAHGQGTWTYRPVIPSHSLPGNAQLSSRAQRVLDGPGASMIQSGAFVPGIPDIAQFPMRKWRQLYASVTVPQNALLLSYSTGGYGPLKRAIRDFLARWRNISCDTEQIIITDGTHNGIELCAVALADVGDTVAMESPCYWGARNVFTAAGLEIEPVAWLPGQGHMLPPTPGPVKLAYLTGSHHYPLSVPTRAVDKQRLCDALAPAYIVEDDYEFNRDDHSNLLFYPHSERHLLVGSFSKMMFPGLRLGYLVVPRHLAGPMNRLRSELFREGRMLDQAVLAQFIFDGDLDAWCRRIQRDYLGRQQVLHDQLRSLPLVRSVSPPSSAISLCVEFEPHINDVQIAQTLLKEHLIVRPLSPVCAKGDSRSGLVMGVGMLSGETLAREAQRLRRCLEVLLR, from the coding sequence ATGGATCGCAAGGAGGTGGTGCACCAACTTGTACAACTTTATGCACTCCAACCGGAACGGTTGAGTAAGCAGGTGCGTATAGAGCAAGCGCTGCGTCAGGCCATTACCCAGCAGTGGCCTTCCGGGCTGCGGCTGCCCTCCCATCGCCAGTTGGCGGATGCCCTTGGCGTTGCACGTCAAACCCTGGCGCTGGCGATTCATACGCTGCTTGAGGAGGCCCTGCTTAAAACCGCCCACGGCCAAGGCACCTGGACGTACCGCCCCGTGATCCCAAGCCATTCCTTGCCTGGCAATGCGCAGCTCTCATCACGCGCACAGAGGGTATTGGATGGCCCAGGCGCTAGCATGATCCAAAGCGGCGCCTTCGTGCCCGGCATTCCCGATATCGCCCAATTCCCGATGCGTAAATGGCGGCAGCTCTACGCCAGCGTGACGGTGCCGCAAAACGCCCTGCTGCTCTCCTACTCCACCGGTGGCTACGGCCCATTGAAGCGCGCCATCCGCGATTTTTTAGCGCGCTGGCGCAATATTAGCTGCGACACGGAGCAGATCATCATTACCGACGGAACCCATAACGGCATTGAGCTATGCGCCGTGGCGCTGGCTGATGTTGGCGATACCGTTGCCATGGAGTCACCCTGTTACTGGGGGGCGCGCAATGTCTTTACCGCCGCAGGCTTGGAAATCGAACCGGTGGCGTGGCTGCCAGGTCAGGGGCACATGCTTCCGCCTACTCCTGGCCCGGTAAAGCTGGCCTATCTGACCGGCTCGCACCATTACCCGCTCAGCGTACCCACCCGTGCAGTGGATAAACAGCGCTTATGCGATGCCTTAGCGCCCGCGTATATTGTCGAAGATGATTACGAGTTTAACCGCGACGACCATTCCAATCTGCTTTTCTACCCGCACTCGGAGCGCCACTTGCTGGTGGGCTCGTTTTCCAAGATGATGTTTCCAGGTCTGCGCCTAGGTTATTTAGTGGTTCCGCGTCATTTAGCGGGGCCAATGAACCGCCTGCGCAGTGAACTATTCCGCGAAGGACGCATGCTGGATCAGGCCGTACTGGCACAGTTTATTTTTGATGGTGATTTGGATGCCTGGTGTCGGCGCATTCAGCGCGACTACCTAGGGCGCCAACAGGTGCTGCATGATCAGCTTCGCTCATTGCCGCTAGTGCGCAGCGTTTCGCCGCCGAGCAGTGCCATCAGTCTATGCGTCGAATTTGAACCGCATATCAATGACGTGCAGATTGCTCAAACGCTATTAAAAGAGCACTTAATTGTGCGTCCGTTGAGTCCGGTATGCGCTAAGGGCGACTCACGATCTGGTCTTGTAATGGGGGTGGGTATGCTTTCGGGTGAAACGTTAGCGCGCGAAGCTCAACGGCTGCGCCGCTGCTTAGAGGTGTTGTTACGCTAG